TATCACCGCAAATTATTTGGTCTCCGACAACTGTTTAGCGTGTCGGTTTGTACTTCACTATTTCGTTATCCCAACCTAAATCACTGGGAGAAACCTTCGGAAAACCACTTTTCGCGATCGATTTATATTCATCGGAATAGGAGATTTATATCTCTTCCTTGTTCAAAAAGAACTCAGATTCTTTTGAACATCTTGCTTTTGCCTTTTCAGACATCGTTTCCTTACTCTACCATAAGGCAAGAAATTATACCAAATCCATTCAACTTGTCGAAAAGAAGAGTACTTTATAGTTCATATGCTTGAAAATAACGGAAGTGTGATTTTAATGGAGCCGGATCATCTACGGACGGCAGTGAACCGCTCAATGACTTCTCGTGAAGGTCGAACGAAAAATCGATTCAATCCTATTACAGGAGCCAGACTTGCTGCGGGTGTTGTTGCTTTATCTGCAGACAAAAGGAAAGTCCTATTAGTTTCTTCTGCTAAAAAACATCCTTCTTGGGTAGTTCCTAAGGGTGGATGGGAGGCTGATGAATCTGTTCAGCAAGCTGCCCTTCGTGAAGGTTGGGAAGAAGGCGGACTAGTGGGTCATATCACTAGATCCCTTGGGTCTTTCAAGGATAAGCGTCCTACTGATACTATTGacagaaggaaaaaatatttgaagcAATTAATGTCAAAAAGTAGCGGAAATGACGTCTCAACCAATACCGAGTTAGGAGCCGAAGCAGAGAAATTATTACTTCCACCTAGAGCCGAAtgtgaattttttgaagttatTGTTGAAAGATTAGAAGACAATTACCCAGAGATGAGGAAGCGTCGCCGAAAATGGATGTCTTATCAAGAAGCAAAGGAAGCGTTGACAAGTCGTAAAGATATTTTGGCAGCTCTTGAGAAGAGCTCTATCATTAAAGAGGAAAACTGAAGTACAGATGCATAATGTTTACCATTTGCAAccttttattcaaatattttaatttaccattttttttgatttcttgcttcaatatttatctttttccaTGGGATTACGAAATTGTTATATCTATTAGTTACCATGTCAAGTGTGTTAAAAAGGCTTGAAGTTTGCAAATCTTgattcttattttttttttcagcaaGCTGGGTCAAATTGAGTTTTCGACATAAAGCTCATTTCATGAAACATATATCCTTTAAAGGATTTCAGCGGTACAGCATATATTCCAGCAGTTCAACtgctattttttctttccttttttaaaagtttttactCTCTTTGTATATTTTCGATTAAGATCATTGTCTGCATAACATACTAATtctatttataaatatattttcaattgaatcGCATgataattcaaattttttaaaacaaagtttcattccttaaaaaatcatctaATCCCACCTGTTTGATGCTAGGGTGCGAGTTAATCGTTATCGTTGTGTGCTATGCATAAAAAGCACATTAGTTGCTAGCATATTAATTGTTTGCAACCAATTTTGATTAGTGAcgttaataaaaacaaaattgttCCATACGGTAAAACGTATTCGTTGTTAGATACTAATGAGCCCA
This portion of the Schizosaccharomyces pombe strain 972h- genome assembly, chromosome: I genome encodes:
- the aps1 gene encoding diadenosine 5',5'''-p1,p6-hexaphosphate hydrolase Aps1, whose protein sequence is MLENNGSVILMEPDHLRTAVNRSMTSREGRTKNRFNPITGARLAAGVVALSADKRKVLLVSSAKKHPSWVVPKGGWEADESVQQAALREGWEEGGLVGHITRSLGSFKDKRPTDTIDRRKKYLKQLMSKSSGNDVSTNTELGAEAEKLLLPPRAECEFFEVIVERLEDNYPEMRKRRRKWMSYQEAKEALTSRKDILAALEKSSIIKEEN